Within the Acidobacteriota bacterium genome, the region GTGGCTTCATCACAGCCACCCTCACTGTGATTCTTGGGATCCTGGCCTACCTGAATCTTTCACCATCTCCTTATCAAGGTGAAAGCGTCATCTGTATTGTGGGTGCATTTGGTGTGACGGCAATTGCGTTTTTGATGCGCAGCTTTATTGGACCTATCCATGTGGGACGAGGAGGCATCGCCTGGGTAGGGGGCATGCTGCTGGGTTTTCTATGGGGATGCGGGTTATGGGAATCGAAGAATGGCGGCAGCGGAATGCTTTTGTTTTTCCTGTTGGGATTGGCTCTTGGTGGTCCATTGTTACGCATCGGATTACGCAAACCATCATCATCACCTCAGGAAGACTGAAACTGTACAATCCGCACCGCTGCCGTTGATGGGCATTGCATCAACTCATCTGTCATCAAGTCGAGTGCTTTTCCAGCCTTAAATCCACCAGATCCCGCGCCGATAATCGGAAACGCCACTGACGTAAAGCGTTCACGATCAACAATCTGCATGGCGTTTTTTACCGATTGACGGATAGAATACTCCGAAGCCCGCCACAGCATATTGATCCCGGCCACATGAATAATTCCACGAAACGGCAGCTTCCCCGCCGAAGTCAACACCGCCTGTCCAAGTGGAATTGGCCCAAAGGTGGCCAGTTCCCGAAACGGCTGATACCCGCCGTGCCGCTTGATGGCGACTGACACTCCCTGTGGCAAGAGCAACCACCACGGAATGATGTTCCGATTCCAGGTGTTGACAATCACCTCAACCGGCTGGTCAAGCAAATTTCCCTGAACAAGTGTGATGAGCATGGTGTTTGGCGCAGAGAAAACCTGGGCTGAGGGCTGGGGGCTGAAGACTCGCACGCTCGGAGCAGAAGACATCGGGTTCAATACTCAAAGCCCATTTCTTCACCCCGATTTCTTCAGCCCCAAGCCCTGAGCCCAAGGTTTTCAGCCCGCTGTCTTCAGCCTGGAGTCCACCCCTACAATTTGCCCACGTTCCCTGAGCCGTAATAGTCTGAACTCACTAGCATCCGTAAGGAATTTTGCTGAACTGAAAGGCTGACAAAACGGGATTTGCACACT harbors:
- a CDS encoding macro domain-containing protein, which codes for MLITLVQGNLLDQPVEVIVNTWNRNIIPWWLLLPQGVSVAIKRHGGYQPFRELATFGPIPLGQAVLTSAGKLPFRGIIHVAGINMLWRASEYSIRQSVKNAMQIVDRERFTSVAFPIIGAGSGGFKAGKALDLMTDELMQCPSTAAVRIVQFQSS